One genomic window of Trichomycterus rosablanca isolate fTriRos1 chromosome 1, fTriRos1.hap1, whole genome shotgun sequence includes the following:
- the rps16 gene encoding 40S ribosomal protein S16 gives MPAKGPLQSVQVFGRKKTATAVAHCKRGNGLIKVNGRPLENIEPATLQYKLLEPVLLLGKERFAGVDIRVRVKGGGHVAQVYAIRQAISKALVAYYQKYVDEASKKEIKDILIQYDRTLLVADPRRCESKKFGGPGARARYQKSYR, from the exons ATGCCGGCTAAAGGACCTTTACAGTCTGTGCAGGTTTTCGGGCGCAAA AAAACAGCCACGGCTGTCGCCCACTGCAAGAGGGGAAACGGGCTCATCAAGGTGAACGGCCGACCTCTGGAGAACATCGAACCCGCCACCCTGCAGTACAAG CTCCTGGAGCCCGTCCTGCTGCTGGGAAAGGAACGATTCGCCGGCGTCGACATCCGCGTGCGCGTCAAGGGCGGCGGCCATGTCGCCCAGGTCTACG CTATTCGGCAGGCCATCTCCAAAGCCCTGGTCGCTTACTATCAGAAAT ATGTGGACGAGGCCTCCAAGAAGGAAATCAAGGACATCCTGATCCAGTACGACAGGACCCTGCTGGTGGCCGATCCCCGCCGCTGCGAGTCCAAGAAGTTCGGCGGTCCCGGAGCTCGCGCCCGCTACCAGAAGTCCTACCGTTAA